The Gemella massiliensis genome contains a region encoding:
- a CDS encoding THUMP domain-containing class I SAM-dependent RNA methyltransferase: MKYNLVATTPMGIEAIVAKEVQELGYETKLENGRVYYSGDKRAIVKSNLWLRCADRVKIVVAQFPAYTFEELFEKTKEIEWDKYLPVDAKFPVDGRSHKSTLFSVSDCQSIVKKAIVEKMKKSYGITGWLAETGARYRLEIIMLNDIATILLDTSGDGLHKRGYRAKQGTAPLKETLAAAMVKLMNWKGETPLYDVFCGSGTLLIEAAMLAQNMAPGINRNFDFEKWPWIPKALVDEERNNAEEAIDYEKELELYGSDIDPKMIATAENNAEEIGLVGVINFKQMSVYDFVVKKEAGCVIANPPYGERLGEKKEVEAMYKYLGEALKDRRYWSLYLLTSNKKFEYLYGKKATKRRKLFNGSIECTYYQYWGEKIR; the protein is encoded by the coding sequence ATGAAATATAATTTGGTGGCAACAACCCCGATGGGAATAGAAGCTATTGTAGCGAAAGAAGTTCAAGAATTAGGATATGAAACAAAATTAGAAAATGGAAGGGTTTATTATTCAGGAGATAAAAGAGCTATAGTAAAATCTAATTTGTGGTTAAGATGTGCTGATAGGGTAAAAATCGTTGTAGCACAATTTCCTGCATATACATTTGAAGAGTTATTTGAAAAAACCAAGGAAATTGAATGGGATAAATATTTGCCGGTAGATGCAAAATTTCCGGTTGATGGACGTAGTCATAAATCAACTTTGTTTAGTGTATCGGATTGTCAATCAATTGTAAAAAAAGCGATTGTAGAAAAAATGAAAAAAAGTTATGGAATTACCGGTTGGTTAGCGGAAACCGGTGCTCGCTATCGCTTAGAGATAATTATGCTGAATGATATAGCGACTATTTTGTTAGATACATCGGGAGATGGACTACATAAACGTGGTTATAGAGCGAAACAAGGGACAGCCCCATTAAAAGAAACATTAGCGGCGGCTATGGTTAAATTAATGAATTGGAAAGGAGAAACACCGTTATATGATGTTTTCTGCGGTTCAGGAACTTTGTTAATAGAAGCGGCTATGCTTGCGCAGAATATGGCTCCCGGTATAAATAGAAATTTTGATTTTGAAAAATGGCCGTGGATTCCTAAAGCGTTGGTTGATGAAGAAAGAAATAATGCAGAAGAAGCAATAGATTATGAAAAAGAATTAGAATTATATGGTTCAGATATAGATCCCAAAATGATAGCAACAGCTGAAAATAATGCAGAAGAAATTGGTTTGGTAGGCGTTATAAATTTCAAACAAATGTCAGTATATGATTTTGTTGTAAAAAAAGAAGCAGGTTGTGTCATTGCAAACCCTCCTTATGGTGAACGTCTAGGTGAAAAAAAAGAAGTAGAAGCAATGTATAAATATTTAGGAGAAGCATTAAAGGATAGACGTTATTGGTCGTTATATCTGCTTACATCCAATAAAAAGTTTGAGTATTTATATGGTAAGAAAGCTACAAAACGAAGAAAGTTATTTAATGGATCGATAGAGTGCACTTATTATCAATATTGGGGAGAAAAAATTAGATAA
- the gmk gene encoding guanylate kinase: protein MEKGLLIVLSGPSGVGKGTVRKRIFASNDVDFEYSISMTSRGMRPGEVDGIDYFFKTKEEFERLIGEGELLEYAQYVDNYYGTPVKYVRETMEKGKDIFLEIEVQGAGQVKSKIPDALFIFLAPPSIADLKDRLKGRGTESDEVIESRVAKAKKEINMMHLYDYVVENDEVDKAVERIKAIILSEHLKRERIEMKYRRALLELEEM from the coding sequence ATGGAGAAAGGATTATTAATTGTCTTATCGGGGCCATCTGGAGTAGGGAAGGGAACCGTTAGAAAACGAATTTTTGCCAGTAATGACGTTGATTTTGAATATTCAATATCAATGACATCAAGAGGTATGCGTCCCGGAGAAGTAGATGGTATTGACTACTTTTTTAAAACAAAAGAAGAATTCGAACGTTTAATTGGAGAAGGTGAACTGTTGGAATATGCACAATATGTGGATAATTACTACGGTACACCGGTAAAATATGTAAGGGAAACCATGGAAAAAGGCAAAGATATTTTCCTTGAAATTGAAGTGCAGGGAGCTGGACAAGTAAAAAGTAAAATTCCTGATGCACTATTTATTTTTTTGGCACCACCGAGTATAGCAGATTTAAAAGATAGATTAAAGGGACGTGGTACGGAAAGTGATGAAGTTATAGAATCACGGGTAGCAAAAGCAAAAAAAGAAATAAATATGATGCACCTTTATGACTATGTGGTGGAAAATGATGAAGTTGACAAGGCGGTAGAGCGAATAAAGGCGATTATATTGAGCGAACATTTAAAAAGAGAACGTATTGAGATGAAATATCGTCGTGCCTTGTTAGAATTAGAAGAAATGTAG
- a CDS encoding lipid II:glycine glycyltransferase FemX — MFEIDLDIDNKKFDSFVKEHSTGELLQLASWGEVKSVNEWYFEKIAIKNNNKVVASCLVLFRRLGLGKYTIAYIPKGYTGDNKNSELNMKIINEVKKLCKKHHAILIDFETNVLRNNSKILVDDLKNQGFKVRGHEEKDFPYQTQYDMIVHFKDLETDTREYLNKKTERLLRVAEKAQLKIENAGLEKVDIFTQLSDETSERNGISLRNNEYYKNIIEFFKRDNDVDFYLISLDANTFKNNIENNIKLLEKEIAGLQKKVNKSLDEKKKEVWETTITEIRNKINSLNKDIEEILKYKSDSIYLSGCLVLYCGKKSYYLYAASSNKFRYLQPNIYMNYKAMENARKRGCVSYNLGGVKSINDNLYTFKKSLGGECVEYEGVFTYVVNRPIYILFETALKIRKKLIKIKNKRK; from the coding sequence ATGTTCGAAATAGATTTGGATATTGATAATAAAAAATTTGATAGTTTTGTAAAAGAACATTCAACAGGTGAATTATTACAACTTGCTTCGTGGGGTGAGGTAAAATCTGTTAATGAATGGTACTTCGAGAAAATAGCGATAAAAAATAATAATAAAGTAGTGGCTAGTTGTTTAGTGTTATTCAGACGATTAGGTTTAGGAAAATACACTATTGCCTATATACCTAAAGGATATACAGGTGATAATAAAAATAGTGAGTTAAATATGAAAATTATTAATGAAGTCAAAAAGTTATGTAAAAAACATCATGCTATTTTAATTGACTTTGAAACAAACGTATTGCGTAATAATTCTAAAATCTTAGTAGATGATTTAAAAAATCAAGGTTTTAAAGTTCGCGGTCACGAGGAAAAAGATTTTCCATATCAGACTCAATATGATATGATTGTACATTTTAAAGATTTAGAAACCGATACAAGAGAATACTTAAATAAAAAAACTGAAAGATTATTAAGAGTAGCAGAAAAAGCACAATTAAAAATAGAGAATGCAGGATTGGAAAAGGTTGACATATTTACTCAGTTGTCTGATGAAACAAGTGAAAGAAATGGTATTTCGTTACGCAACAATGAATATTATAAGAATATAATAGAATTTTTCAAAAGGGATAATGATGTAGATTTTTATTTAATAAGTTTAGACGCAAATACATTCAAAAATAATATAGAGAACAATATAAAATTATTGGAAAAAGAGATAGCCGGTTTGCAAAAAAAAGTGAATAAATCGCTTGATGAAAAGAAAAAAGAAGTTTGGGAAACAACAATAACCGAAATAAGAAATAAAATTAATAGTTTAAATAAGGATATTGAAGAAATTTTAAAATATAAATCAGATAGTATTTATCTTTCGGGGTGTTTAGTTCTTTATTGTGGTAAAAAATCATATTATTTATATGCGGCTTCTTCTAATAAATTTAGATATTTACAGCCGAATATTTACATGAACTATAAAGCTATGGAAAATGCTCGCAAACGTGGCTGTGTATCATATAATCTTGGCGGAGTGAAAAGTATAAATGATAATCTTTATACTTTTAAAAAATCATTAGGTGGCGAGTGTGTTGAATATGAGGGTGTGTTTACCTATGTAGTAAATAGACCGATTTATATTTTGTTTGAAACGGCGTTAAAAATTAGAAAAAAATTAATAAAAATAAAAAACAAAAGAAAATAA
- the mnmG gene encoding tRNA uridine-5-carboxymethylaminomethyl(34) synthesis enzyme MnmG has product MTEFLKEYDVIVIGGGHAGIEAAHAASRKGVSTLMVTINLDTIGFMPCNPSVGGPAKGIVVREVDALGGVMGRIADKTNIQSKMLNTAKGPAVRALRVQSDKAQYQLEMKRLLENTPNLDIEQAMVKGLIIEDNKVIGLKTMLGTCYKAKTIVITTGTYLRGEIVVGDIKYSSGPNHQMPSIDLAKQLEELGFEMVRFKTGTPPRVNADSIDFSKTTIQPGDNVKHAFSYETTEFVEDQVPCWLTYTNKITHEIIDRNLGRSAMYSGMIRGTGPRYCPSIEDKYVRFNDKERHQLFLEPEGRNTKEIYVQGLSTSLPNDVQRDMVRSIAGLENAVLMRNGYAIEYDAVNPTTLWPTLETKLINGLFTAGQINGTSGYEEAAGQGIIAGINAACKVLGEEPMILGRDEAYIGVLIDDLVTKGTNEPYRLLTSRAEHRLLLRHDNADMRLSEKAYQYGLITKERYEKFVAKRKMVVAEIERLKTFRITPTQETLSKLKELNSAEIRDGILALDMLKRPELSYVDIMYLANQKVILSREVIEQVEIEVKYEGYIKKSLQQVEKLKKMNEMKIPTNLDYDEVPSLALEAREKLKKVLPLTIGQASRISGVNPADISILLIYLEQCRGARSNE; this is encoded by the coding sequence ATGACTGAATTTTTAAAAGAATATGATGTGATTGTTATTGGTGGAGGACATGCAGGTATTGAAGCGGCACATGCTGCAAGTAGAAAAGGGGTTAGTACGTTAATGGTAACTATTAACCTTGACACAATTGGTTTTATGCCATGTAATCCAAGTGTTGGAGGTCCGGCAAAAGGTATTGTCGTAAGAGAAGTGGATGCTTTGGGTGGTGTAATGGGACGTATTGCTGATAAAACAAATATCCAAAGTAAAATGTTAAATACAGCTAAAGGACCGGCGGTAAGAGCATTACGTGTTCAATCAGATAAGGCACAATATCAATTGGAAATGAAACGCTTATTAGAAAATACACCAAATTTAGATATTGAACAAGCAATGGTTAAAGGACTAATTATAGAAGATAATAAAGTTATTGGATTAAAGACGATGTTAGGTACATGCTATAAAGCAAAAACTATAGTTATTACTACAGGAACATATTTACGAGGAGAAATTGTTGTTGGCGATATTAAGTATTCATCAGGTCCAAATCATCAGATGCCGTCTATTGATTTAGCTAAGCAATTAGAAGAACTGGGTTTTGAAATGGTGAGATTTAAAACCGGAACTCCGCCACGTGTAAATGCAGATAGCATAGATTTTTCAAAAACAACAATTCAACCCGGTGACAATGTTAAGCATGCTTTTAGTTATGAAACAACAGAATTCGTTGAAGATCAAGTTCCGTGTTGGTTAACATATACTAATAAAATTACACATGAGATTATTGATAGAAATTTAGGACGTTCAGCGATGTATTCAGGTATGATAAGAGGAACAGGACCACGCTATTGTCCAAGTATTGAGGATAAGTATGTTCGCTTTAACGATAAGGAACGCCATCAACTATTTTTAGAGCCTGAAGGTCGTAATACAAAAGAAATTTATGTTCAAGGTTTATCAACTTCATTACCTAATGATGTGCAACGTGATATGGTACGTTCAATTGCAGGATTGGAAAATGCCGTTCTTATGCGTAATGGTTATGCTATTGAATATGATGCCGTTAATCCGACTACATTATGGCCAACATTAGAAACAAAGTTAATCAATGGATTATTTACCGCAGGACAAATAAATGGAACCAGCGGTTATGAAGAGGCAGCAGGTCAGGGGATAATAGCAGGTATTAATGCAGCGTGTAAAGTATTAGGAGAAGAACCGATGATATTAGGACGCGATGAGGCTTATATCGGAGTTTTAATTGATGATTTGGTGACTAAGGGAACAAATGAGCCGTACAGACTACTTACTTCACGAGCAGAACACCGTTTATTATTGCGACACGACAATGCTGATATGCGGTTATCAGAAAAGGCTTATCAATATGGTTTGATAACTAAAGAACGTTATGAAAAATTTGTTGCAAAACGTAAAATGGTAGTTGCTGAAATCGAGCGATTAAAAACTTTTAGAATAACACCAACACAAGAAACGTTGTCAAAACTTAAAGAATTAAACAGTGCAGAAATACGTGATGGAATATTAGCGCTTGATATGTTAAAACGTCCGGAGTTAAGCTATGTTGATATAATGTATTTAGCAAATCAAAAAGTTATATTATCACGAGAAGTAATAGAGCAAGTAGAAATAGAAGTTAAATATGAAGGCTATATTAAAAAATCATTGCAACAGGTAGAAAAATTAAAAAAAATGAATGAGATGAAAATACCAACTAATCTGGATTATGATGAAGTACCAAGCCTTGCACTGGAAGCAAGAGAAAAATTAAAAAAAGTGTTACCACTAACAATAGGGCAAGCATCACGAATTTCAGGGGTAAATCCGGCGGATATTTCAATATTACTAATATACTTGGAACAATGTAGAGGAGCAAGAAGTAATGAATAA
- a CDS encoding RrF2 family transcriptional regulator, which translates to MHLTKSTEQAICIMVMLYTQDKHVFLNSREISHRLNISPTYLKKIMRRLVLHGLVKANTGVGGGYKYRSGKRISLYDIYVALNGDVEIFVLKTDYVSKIFEGALGLEKRYEEYLKKVDAINKSIKEALEGITIENVVSDILGENSKVKLDWNNWEEEFKRVNVYFKG; encoded by the coding sequence ATGCATTTGACAAAGAGTACAGAGCAAGCCATTTGTATAATGGTTATGTTATATACCCAAGACAAGCATGTTTTTCTTAATTCAAGGGAAATAAGTCATAGACTTAATATATCACCAACATATTTGAAAAAAATTATGAGAAGATTAGTTCTACATGGATTGGTAAAAGCGAATACAGGAGTAGGTGGGGGTTATAAATATCGCAGCGGGAAAAGAATTTCTTTATATGATATTTATGTCGCCCTGAATGGTGATGTAGAAATTTTTGTTTTAAAAACAGATTATGTTTCTAAAATATTCGAAGGTGCTTTAGGTTTAGAAAAACGCTATGAAGAATATTTGAAAAAAGTAGATGCGATAAACAAATCAATAAAAGAAGCTCTTGAGGGTATTACTATAGAAAATGTTGTTAGTGATATTCTAGGAGAAAATTCAAAAGTAAAACTTGATTGGAATAATTGGGAAGAAGAGTTCAAACGAGTAAACGTTTATTTTAAAGGGTAA
- the rsmG gene encoding 16S rRNA (guanine(527)-N(7))-methyltransferase RsmG, giving the protein MNKEQFFNKLINEHGINLTDIQKNQFTKYYKLVIEWNKKINLTAITEEEEFYTKHFYDSVSLAFYRDYNDIENICDVGSGAGFPSIPLKIIYPHLKVTIIDSLNKRIKFLELLREELNLENCHFIHARAEEVGQNKKYRESFEIVTARAVARLNVLAELCLPLVKKGGYFLSLKAQKADEEVSEAINTFKVLGGKLEKDIDFKIEGEKRHILEIRKVKETPNKYPRKAGIPNKKPLI; this is encoded by the coding sequence ATGAATAAAGAGCAATTTTTTAATAAACTGATTAATGAACATGGTATTAATTTAACCGATATTCAAAAAAATCAGTTTACTAAATATTATAAATTGGTGATTGAATGGAACAAAAAAATTAATTTAACTGCAATAACGGAAGAAGAAGAATTTTATACAAAGCATTTTTATGATTCAGTTTCTCTAGCATTTTATAGAGATTATAATGATATAGAAAATATTTGTGATGTTGGTAGTGGAGCAGGTTTTCCATCAATTCCGCTTAAAATTATATACCCACATTTGAAAGTTACAATAATTGACTCATTGAATAAACGAATAAAATTTTTAGAACTTTTAAGGGAAGAATTAAATTTAGAAAACTGTCACTTTATTCATGCGAGAGCGGAAGAAGTGGGACAAAATAAAAAATATCGGGAAAGTTTTGAGATTGTAACAGCACGTGCTGTGGCAAGACTTAATGTTCTGGCAGAGTTGTGTTTACCTCTAGTAAAAAAAGGTGGATACTTTCTCAGCTTAAAAGCACAAAAGGCAGATGAAGAAGTATCTGAAGCTATAAATACATTTAAGGTGCTTGGAGGAAAATTAGAAAAAGATATTGATTTTAAAATAGAAGGTGAAAAGCGACATATTCTTGAAATAAGAAAGGTAAAAGAAACGCCGAATAAGTATCCGCGTAAAGCAGGAATTCCTAATAAGAAACCGCTAATATAA
- the rpoZ gene encoding DNA-directed RNA polymerase subunit omega, which yields MLYPKLDVLKTKVNSKYMLVSLASKRARELFAEPESEKLDNYISHKEVGKALEEIAEGKITLTVK from the coding sequence ATGTTATACCCAAAATTAGATGTTTTAAAAACAAAAGTAAATTCAAAATATATGTTAGTGTCATTGGCTAGTAAAAGAGCTAGAGAACTATTTGCAGAACCGGAAAGTGAAAAATTGGATAATTATATTTCGCACAAAGAAGTAGGAAAAGCTTTAGAAGAAATAGCAGAAGGAAAAATAACATTAACAGTAAAATAG
- a CDS encoding cation:dicarboxylate symporter family transporter: MGNKFTFFEKFLMISTKETLLFLLILFALFYFMYYLAKKRVSSSKRTLLATAIGLILGIIIQAYSGFSDDPIKIKYVAETTKWYSLFGNGFIDLIKMLIIPLVLVSIINVIVNINANTDVKKLTRLTLIVTLGMVAISSIVGFVISTIFKLGSSSIALGSGDSKIKTVKDVVTIIRELIPSNPIKAMADFNVIGIVIFAMFIGIAARYIQNKNEEKVSTFVDYIANLHAIVSRMTVIVIRLLPYAVIPLLANTIAQRGLKSIKDVLLFIVLLYVAVVIQFIIQAFILVLHGISPITYFKKASKPLLLAFTSRSSAGTLPLTISTLTKNMGVNQSTANFVASFSSTAGMQGCAGIYPTMLIVFLANANGITIDATVFIMTIIVVTLGSVGIAGVPGTAITAASVSVNGVGFGALFNQINPILAVDPILDMGRTCLNVSGGISNSIIVDKHLKLFNKKAFNSFEKINE; this comes from the coding sequence ATGGGAAATAAATTTACATTTTTTGAGAAATTTCTAATGATTTCTACAAAAGAAACACTATTATTTTTACTTATACTTTTTGCATTATTTTACTTTATGTACTATCTTGCTAAAAAGAGAGTTAGTTCTTCTAAAAGAACATTATTAGCAACAGCCATAGGACTTATTTTAGGGATTATTATCCAAGCATATTCCGGTTTTAGTGATGATCCAATTAAAATAAAATATGTTGCTGAAACTACCAAATGGTATTCACTATTTGGAAACGGTTTTATTGATTTAATTAAAATGCTGATTATTCCACTGGTATTAGTATCAATTATCAACGTTATTGTTAATATCAATGCAAACACAGATGTTAAAAAATTGACAAGACTTACTCTTATTGTTACTTTGGGTATGGTTGCTATCAGTTCCATCGTAGGTTTTGTAATTTCTACCATCTTCAAACTTGGTAGCAGTTCTATAGCACTTGGTAGTGGAGATAGTAAAATTAAAACTGTCAAAGATGTAGTTACCATTATTAGAGAATTAATACCATCTAATCCAATTAAGGCAATGGCAGATTTTAACGTAATAGGCATTGTTATCTTTGCGATGTTTATCGGTATCGCTGCACGTTATATTCAAAATAAAAACGAGGAGAAAGTTAGTACTTTTGTTGACTATATTGCCAATCTTCATGCAATAGTATCTCGAATGACCGTTATTGTTATAAGATTGTTACCTTACGCAGTTATCCCTCTACTTGCCAACACCATTGCACAACGCGGACTAAAATCTATAAAAGATGTTTTATTATTTATAGTTTTACTATATGTAGCAGTAGTAATCCAATTTATTATTCAAGCATTTATTCTTGTACTACATGGAATCTCACCGATCACATATTTCAAAAAAGCAAGCAAACCTCTTTTACTTGCATTTACATCCCGTTCCAGTGCCGGCACTCTTCCCTTAACAATCAGTACCCTCACTAAAAATATGGGAGTTAATCAATCAACGGCAAATTTTGTTGCCTCATTTTCATCAACGGCAGGAATGCAAGGTTGTGCCGGTATTTATCCGACAATGCTGATAGTATTCTTAGCTAATGCTAATGGCATTACTATTGACGCTACTGTATTTATTATGACAATTATTGTTGTAACACTGGGATCTGTCGGTATCGCAGGTGTACCCGGTACTGCAATAACAGCTGCCAGCGTCAGTGTTAATGGTGTTGGATTTGGCGCATTATTCAACCAAATTAATCCTATTTTAGCTGTCGATCCTATCTTAGATATGGGGCGTACTTGCCTTAACGTTAGTGGAGGAATTAGTAATTCTATTATTGTAGATAAGCATTTAAAACTTTTTAATAAAAAAGCCTTTAATAGTTTTGAAAAAATAAACGAATAA
- a CDS encoding flavodoxin, which yields MNIKLVYASLTGNTEMLSDLIIEKFEGKGIEVEKLFIEDMEDFDFLDDADAFIVATYTYGEGELPDEMEEFFEAIGEKDYSGKIYGVIGTGDTIYEQYCVCVDQFDEQIEKTGATNPTENLKIEIEADTDEDFENIEKFIEDFSAAL from the coding sequence ATGAATATTAAATTAGTGTATGCCAGTCTGACAGGAAATACGGAGATGTTATCAGACTTAATAATAGAAAAATTTGAGGGAAAAGGGATAGAAGTTGAAAAATTATTTATAGAAGATATGGAAGATTTTGATTTTCTGGATGATGCGGATGCTTTTATAGTTGCAACATATACCTATGGTGAAGGTGAACTTCCGGACGAAATGGAAGAATTTTTTGAAGCGATTGGAGAGAAAGATTATTCCGGAAAAATTTACGGTGTAATTGGTACTGGAGATACAATTTATGAACAATATTGTGTTTGCGTAGATCAGTTTGACGAGCAAATAGAGAAAACCGGTGCAACTAATCCTACAGAAAATTTAAAAATTGAAATTGAGGCGGATACTGATGAAGACTTTGAAAATATAGAGAAATTTATTGAAGATTTCTCAGCTGCCTTATAG
- a CDS encoding isochorismatase family protein: protein MEMLFKLLAEHVYLILFISLILEFAALPLPGETMMLFAGIMAYGGHASYIGMITASALGTVIGMQFSYEIGRRLGTKAVDKCGSYIGLTPYRMTKASDFFNKYGNIVIIIAYFLPGVRHIMGYFSGISRVNGKKFHTYSTIGGIFWVVVFISLGYVLGPSAHHAFRLMHRYGSMLIIIGLIALFIYLIYRKLGKKDFSIYFKKRIKFITVLVIIFLAIISYFIIFNSHRHPKLIMSTVFYCLGALAIITFLAYIRVCLKHDTSEKLLVVVDYQKDFVDGALGFETAEKLDEIIVKKIEEYKKSGQDIIFTKDTHYTNYLTTREGKHLPIEHCIIDTDGHGLYGKVANFEKDAKKVFNKTTFGSIDLANYVSRSDYKEVELCGLVSNICVLSNIIMIQNYNEKVELFVDLKATKGIDEDINRTFKKYLEQLTVNVIE, encoded by the coding sequence ATGGAAATGCTATTTAAACTATTAGCAGAACATGTATACTTGATATTGTTTATTTCATTAATATTAGAGTTTGCTGCCTTACCGCTTCCGGGAGAAACGATGATGTTATTTGCCGGAATAATGGCTTACGGCGGACATGCCAGTTATATTGGAATGATAACGGCTAGTGCATTGGGAACAGTAATCGGAATGCAGTTTTCCTACGAAATCGGAAGACGTCTTGGTACAAAAGCTGTAGATAAGTGCGGATCATATATAGGGTTGACTCCTTATCGAATGACAAAAGCTTCAGATTTTTTCAATAAATATGGTAATATTGTAATAATAATTGCATATTTTTTACCCGGAGTTCGTCATATAATGGGATATTTTTCCGGAATTTCAAGGGTGAATGGGAAAAAATTTCATACTTATTCAACAATTGGAGGAATATTTTGGGTAGTAGTGTTTATATCATTAGGATATGTGTTAGGACCAAGTGCACACCATGCGTTCAGATTAATGCATAGATATGGATCTATGTTAATTATTATAGGTTTAATAGCGTTATTTATTTATCTAATCTATAGAAAATTAGGGAAAAAAGATTTTAGCATATATTTTAAAAAAAGAATAAAATTTATAACAGTATTAGTAATAATATTTTTGGCAATAATATCTTATTTTATTATTTTTAATTCACATAGACACCCTAAATTAATTATGTCAACTGTTTTTTACTGCTTAGGAGCTTTAGCAATTATTACTTTTTTAGCATACATAAGAGTTTGTTTGAAACACGATACCAGCGAAAAATTGTTGGTAGTTGTTGATTATCAAAAAGATTTTGTAGATGGGGCTTTAGGCTTTGAAACGGCAGAAAAGTTAGATGAGATAATAGTTAAAAAAATAGAAGAGTATAAGAAATCAGGGCAAGATATTATCTTCACAAAAGACACTCACTATACAAACTATTTAACTACACGAGAGGGAAAACATCTTCCGATTGAACACTGCATTATAGATACTGATGGTCATGGTTTATATGGTAAAGTAGCAAATTTTGAAAAAGACGCTAAAAAAGTATTTAATAAAACGACCTTTGGAAGTATTGACCTTGCAAATTATGTATCACGTAGTGATTATAAAGAGGTAGAGCTGTGTGGTTTGGTTTCTAATATCTGTGTTCTTAGTAATATAATAATGATTCAAAATTATAATGAAAAAGTAGAATTGTTTGTAGATTTAAAAGCGACAAAAGGAATAGATGAAGATATCAATAGAACTTTTAAAAAATATCTTGAGCAATTAACAGTAAATGTAATAGAATAG